AATCAGCTGAGCGAAGGCGACGCCGAAAAGGCCGCTGCACTGCGGAAAATGAAACTCGTGGCGCTGGCCCTGCTGATCGCCATGGCCGTCGTTTTCGTATTTGCGTACGCGTTTCAGAAGGAATACCCCTGGCTCCAGTATGTCCGTGCTGCGGCCGAGGGCGGCATGGTGGGCGCACTCGCCGACTGGTTCGCCGTCACGGCTCTTTTCAAGTACCCCATGGGTCTGAAAATCCCGCACACCGCCATCATTCCGCGCCGCAAGGACCAGATCGGCGCCTCGCTCGGCGAGTTCGTGGAGACCAACTTCCTGTCCGAGGAAGTGGTCCAGGACAAGCTTGCCAGCATCAACATTGCGCACAAGGCCGGCGAGTGGCTGTCCGGCCCCGGCGGGGCCGAGCGCGTGGCCAAGGAGGGTGCGGCCGTCATCCGCGGTGCGTTCAAAGTGCTGAAAGACGACGACGTCCAGTCGGTCATCGAGGGCATGGTGCGCAAGCATCTGGTGGCTCCGCCGTGGGGACCTCCCGTGGGCAGGATGGCCGAGCGGATTTTCGCCGACGGCCACCATCACAAACTCGTGGACCTGCTGGTGGACCGGACCGCCGACTGGGTGGCGGACAACCACGAGACTGTCAGCCGGCTGGTCTCGGACCGTTCGCCGCAGTGGGTTCCGCAGTTCGTGGACGGGCTCGTGGGCGACAAAGTGTATGTGGAGATCCTCAAATTCACGCGGGCTGTGCAATCGGATCCGAACCATCAGGTGCGCCGGTCCATCGACACATACCTGACCTCGTTGGCTCAGGACCTGCAGCACGATCCCGCCATGATCGCCCGCGCGGACGACATCAAGGCACAGGTCCTGGGCGACCCCGAGGTCCGCGAACTCGCCTCCCGCACCTGGGGCACGGTCAAAAACGCGCTGCTCACCGCCGTCGATGATCCTGACAGCGAACTGACCGTGAAATTCAAAGCCGCCGTCCGCGATTTCGGCTCCAGGCTGGTCAACGACGACGAGCTGGCCGGCAAGGTCAACGCGTGGATCGGCGACGCCGCGGGCTACTTGGTCAAGACGTACCGCTCAGACATCGCGGGCGTCATCACCGATACCGTGGCCCGCTGGGACGCCGAGGAAACCTCGCGGAAAATTGAGCTCCAGGTGGGCAAGGACCTGCAGTTCATCCGGATCAACGGCACCGTGGTGGGGTCCCTGGCCGGCCTGGCGATCTTCACGGCGGCGCACCTGGTCTTCGGCTAGCCCTGCCCGTTCGCGCTTAGGCCTGGCCGAGGAAGCGGATCCTTTGGCCCGGCCGCGCTTGCCCCAGCAGATCCAGATCTGCCCGCTTCACCACGGCGATCACCGGGTACCCGCCGGTCACCGGGTGATCGGCCAGAAATACTGTGGGAAGGCCCGACGGCGGCACCTGGATGGAGCCGTGCATCATGCCTTCGCTGGGCAGCTCGTCGGTGCGCACCTGGGTGAGCGGCCGGCCCAGGAGCCGCGCCCCCACCCTGTTGGATTCCGGAGA
This genomic interval from Micrococcaceae bacterium Sec5.7 contains the following:
- a CDS encoding DUF445 domain-containing protein, which encodes MQVNSEPTTQPAAAGHPAARTAVASNQLSEGDAEKAAALRKMKLVALALLIAMAVVFVFAYAFQKEYPWLQYVRAAAEGGMVGALADWFAVTALFKYPMGLKIPHTAIIPRRKDQIGASLGEFVETNFLSEEVVQDKLASINIAHKAGEWLSGPGGAERVAKEGAAVIRGAFKVLKDDDVQSVIEGMVRKHLVAPPWGPPVGRMAERIFADGHHHKLVDLLVDRTADWVADNHETVSRLVSDRSPQWVPQFVDGLVGDKVYVEILKFTRAVQSDPNHQVRRSIDTYLTSLAQDLQHDPAMIARADDIKAQVLGDPEVRELASRTWGTVKNALLTAVDDPDSELTVKFKAAVRDFGSRLVNDDELAGKVNAWIGDAAGYLVKTYRSDIAGVITDTVARWDAEETSRKIELQVGKDLQFIRINGTVVGSLAGLAIFTAAHLVFG